TTCTTGTCGATCAACATTTTTGCTGCCGAGGAACTGAATCCTTCTGACACGACTGGAGGCGGATGTTTCACGCAGGTGTTCTATGATCTAAACCACGCCCATATGAAGGACGGCGAGGCCTGCAATCCGATGGGACCGTGCGACGATCCCGGATTACGTAATCAGTGGATTCCCGACGAAACTACCTCATTAAACATCATTCAGCTGTACTTTCACGTATTCCAACGGGATGACGGCTCAGATCCTGCCGCAACGGTATCATCTGTTCAGACAGCAGTTGATGACATCAATGCACATTACCTTCCTGTCCGTATCCAATTTGAATATGAAGTCCGCTTCATCAATTCCACCGAGTTCCGATATCTGACTTCCAATGGCGAGTTCGCCACCATGAAAAACCTGTATGCTTTAGCTCCGGACTCACAACTAAATATCTATGTTGCCTCCGTGAATGTCGACGGATCTGTCTTCTCCTACGGAACCTTCCCGTGGGACGGTTCAGCCTTGACTAATTACGGTGGCATAGTTATGAACCAGAGCCAGTTCCCTCCGTGGGGACGCACGACTCTGACACATGAAATCGGACACAATCTCGGCCTGTGGCACACACACCACGGCGTGGACGAAGTTAGTCAGTGCGGTTCTTGCTGGGAGAGCCCAGGAGCTGCCGGACGCGATTATACTGGTGACTTCTGCTCTGACACAGATCCAACCCCCACCAATTACGGCTGTAGTGGCCCTGGCGGAGATTGTCCCTGCTCAGGCGACGCTTGGGGCGAAACTGACTGGCAGAACCACATGGGATATGGCGGTTGCCGCACCGAGTTCTCCAATCAGCAGTGGGGCCGCATAAATTGTTGGTTGGATAATGTTCTGACGGGTTGGCTCAGCAATGTTCGTATACAAGCTGACACCGTTTTCGGCAAAGTTCCCTTGCCGGTTCAGTTCACCGGAATTACTCCTAAAAGTGTCCTGACCTGGGATTGGACTTTCGGCGACGGAGACGGATCAAGTGAAGAGGCTCCCTTTCACAACTATGATCAGCCAGGCTCTTTCGACGTCTCAACGACGATAGAAACCGATGATGGCATGTACGAGACCAGCCGCCATGATTATATTTCGGTCTACGCCGACACCATCATCTGTCCGACGGTCAATGGTACGC
This is a stretch of genomic DNA from Candidatus Zixiibacteriota bacterium. It encodes these proteins:
- a CDS encoding PKD domain-containing protein; the protein is MDTKDRPLGSKLKSWAILPALILSSYFLSINIFAAEELNPSDTTGGGCFTQVFYDLNHAHMKDGEACNPMGPCDDPGLRNQWIPDETTSLNIIQLYFHVFQRDDGSDPAATVSSVQTAVDDINAHYLPVRIQFEYEVRFINSTEFRYLTSNGEFATMKNLYALAPDSQLNIYVASVNVDGSVFSYGTFPWDGSALTNYGGIVMNQSQFPPWGRTTLTHEIGHNLGLWHTHHGVDEVSQCGSCWESPGAAGRDYTGDFCSDTDPTPTNYGCSGPGGDCPCSGDAWGETDWQNHMGYGGCRTEFSNQQWGRINCWLDNVLTGWLSNVRIQADTVFGKVPLPVQFTGITPKSVLTWDWTFGDGDGSSEEAPFHNYDQPGSFDVSTTIETDDGMYETSRHDYISVYADTIICPTVNGTPGQQVRVDVYARNYLALRSVTIPVSWAGPYNLDYDSASIAGLRTEDAEVFETSHFDPWANRATYLIRSSQDGSLAGMAADTGAIMSLFFTIPSGASGGPNPIDISGYSSGSTNYVPGFWASAGSYDPETISGAVDFCSEGDIDNNGEGPVIGDLTYLVSYLFTGGPPPPIPGAANVDGFGGDEPNIADLTYLVAHLFTGGPPPVC